In Chromatiaceae bacterium, the DNA window CGTCTGCGTGAGATCGATCCGCCCTTAAAGCTCGGCGGGAAGTACGAGATGGCCACAATCGAATTGCACCAGAACGAGGAAGTCATCAGTAGCACGGAGCGCCGCCTTGTTAGCGAGGCGGTCAGACTGAGCAAGAACCTTGGCAATCCCACCAACGTTTAGTGCCATGAAGATGCCGCCCAACAACAGGTTGCAGCAGACGGTCCGCTGCGCGGCCCGCCGCTGAACCGGAGGTTAGGCCTTAATGAACAGGTCTTCTACATGAGAATGCTAGAAGAGAGGGAAATAGGGGACAGACCACGTTTTCTGCATGAGAGTCATGCCGCCTGCGACGAAACTATCTGATGGGAAAGACACAGAGAGTACTACAAGCCGTCTTAGGCGGAACCGCTGACGCAAATGTTGCGTTCAAGGGCTTATGCAATCTTCTTACGCGGTTGGGGTTTGCTGAGCGCGTCCGGGGAGACCATTTTATATACACGAGGCCGGATATCGAAGAGATTCTAAACCTGCAACCTATCGGCTCAAAAGCAAAGGCGTATCAGGTGAGGCAGGTCCGTAACGTAATTCTGAAATACAAACTCGGTGAGTCCAATGTCAATTAAATATGAAATAATTATCTACTGGAGCGCTGCCGATAGCGCATATGTTGCGGAAGTTCCGGAGTTGCCTGGGTGCATGGCTGACGGCAATAGCTATCGAAAGGCTTTGGAAAACGCTGAAATTATTATTCAAGAGTGGATTGAAACGGCAAGGGATCTCGGTCGTACTATACCGGAACCCCGCGGGAAGCTAATGTATGCCTAACATGGCGCTCAACCTCGCTCCCTTCGGTCGCTGGACGCTGCGCG includes these proteins:
- a CDS encoding type II toxin-antitoxin system HicB family antitoxin produces the protein MSIKYEIIIYWSAADSAYVAEVPELPGCMADGNSYRKALENAEIIIQEWIETARDLGRTIPEPRGKLMYA